A single Ziziphus jujuba cultivar Dongzao chromosome 11, ASM3175591v1 DNA region contains:
- the LOC107415276 gene encoding F-box/LRR-repeat protein At5g02910, translating into MDKTGIHPVSEGSCFERPMITFKRRNKSNPNDVAEVEEIISSRESKNHRTNSVNEGDRLSALNDNVLLHLLSFLPTLDAIRTCVLSKRWSYLWTFVPALSYNLERTSCCKNVDEFVSFVEKTIILNKSSKMFKFLLNFQQHFGECYMVHLDSKVLDIWTRFATKANVEELCLALYEDDFGLRCTMDYNLHMNYSLPKHIFGCSSLTKLYLSHCNIVPHGVITWTLLKSLSIKNTKVSDDVMQKVLSGSPALEVLEIRRCAGINRLDITSASVRKLVIEDYWIWNKDDISFIYPSSEILEILAPNIKVLELLGHFGTKCQLVDVSSLVSAHIGFELNKRLVAVPDSTRAAKYYKESQNMLRELLSSVRFVKELTLGAWCFQIITKLLEVKYLHSPLPECESLMLKARIREWELQGMAKLLRNFPPLVKLTIDAATCKRTQDLLDHFGAEVKISWASIGKTFNSLLLHDLKTVKIVGSCLCNEKQSIALAEFLLKNANVLETMVFTVSKKDCFLKYEEFGYPRCVPARYTTEDVLTIAGKLLSFPRSSPHANISFSWSML; encoded by the exons atggataaaaCTGGTATCCATCCCGTCAGCGAAGGAAGCTGTTTTGAAAGACCCATGATAACCTTCAAGCGAAGAAACAAATCGAACCCAAACGACGTTGCCGAAGTAGAAGAGATTATAAGCAGCAGAGAATCGAAAAACCACAGGACAAATTCTGTAAATGAAGGAGATAGACTCAGTGCCTTGAATGACAATGTCCTCCTTCATCTCCTCTCCTTCTTGCCCACCCTAGACGCCATCAGAACATGCGTTTTGTCAAAAAGATGGAGTTACCTGTGGACTTTTGTCCCGGCCCTTAGTTACAACCTGGAGCGCACAAGTTGTTGTAAAAATGTTGATGAATTTGTTTCCTTCGTGGAGAAGACCATAATTCTTAATAAGTCTTCCAAGATGTTCAAATTTTTACTTAATTTCCAGCAGCATTTTGGGGAGTGTTATATGGTCCATCTTGACTCTAAAGTTCTGGATATCTGGACTCGCTTTGCGACCAAGGCAAATGTAGAGGAGCTCTGTCTTGCATTatatgaagatgattttggccTACGATGCACTATGGATTATAATCTGCACATGAATTACTCACTGCCCAAGCATATTTTTGGCTGTTCATCTTTGACCAAGTTGTATCTGTCACACTGTAATATTGTGCCTCATGGAGTTATTACCTGGACATTACTCAAGAGTTTATCTATTAAGAATACCAAAGTAAGTGATGATGTGATGCAGAAAGTATTGTCCGGGAGTCCAGCACTTGAAGTTCTGGAGATACGTCGTTGTGCTGGGATTAATCGTCTGGATATTACTTCTGCCAGTGTGAGAAAATTGGTGATAGAAGACTATTGGATATGGAATAAGGACGATATTAGCTTTATATATCCTAGCTCGGAAATATTGGAAATCTTGGCTCCCAATATAAAGGTATTGGAACTTTTAGGTCATTTTGGGACAAAATGTCAACTGGTTGATGTCTCATCTCTAGTTAGTGCTCATATTGGTTTTGAGTTGAATAAGCGACTGGTGGCCGTTCCTGATTCTACTAGAGCAGCCAAGTActacaaagaaagtcaaaacaTGCTGAGAGAACTCTTAAGTAGTGTTCGGTTTGTCAAGGAACTCACATTGGGTGCTTGGTGCTTTCAG ATTATAACCAAGTTGCTTGAAGTGAAATATTTGCATTCTCCACTACCAGAGTGCGAAAGTTTAATGCTGAAAGCGAGAATAAGAGAGTGGGAGCTACAGGGCATGGCAAAGCTGCTAAGAAATTTTCCTCCTCTGGTCAAATTAACCATAGATGCTGCAACTTGTAAG CGTACTCAAGATTTGTTGGACCATTTTGGAGCTGAGGTAAAGATCTCCTGGGCATCCATAGGAAAGACTTTCAATTCTCTGCTCTTGCATGATCTCAAGACTGTTAAGATTGTTGGTTCTTGTCTGTGCAATGAGAAGCAATCGATAGCGCTTGCTGAGTTCTTGCTTAAGAATGCAAACGTACTGGAGACGATGGTTTTTACCGTATCAAAAAAAGATTGTTTCCTGAAATATGAAGAGTTTGGTTATCCTAGATGTGTTCCTGCACGTTATACTACCGAAGATGTGCTAACAATTGCTGGAAAGTTGCTAAGCTTCCCGAGATCCTCGCCTCATGCAAATATCAGCTTCTCATGGTCTATGCTTTGA